A region of Desulfolithobacter dissulfuricans DNA encodes the following proteins:
- a CDS encoding heme lyase CcmF/NrfE family subunit, producing MNMVTFGTLSQSAAFVAGLLAMVLLLTGMMRNDLRFIEAGRRVLIGVAVFTSMAAFALAWLFMNDNFQVEYVASYSDRALPLFYKATAFWAGQKGSLLFWAWVLSLYIALVAWNTRKETRMKNTPYIYLILAGTVSFFLLLLTTISSPFALLSFTPRDGQGLNPMLQNPGMIFHPPTLFLGYIGFTIPFAYAIAALISGRLDPDWLKKTRRWNILSWIFLTIGIILGGQWAYVELGWGGFWAWDPVENASFIPWLVSTAFIHTAIIQERRNIMKVWNMSLIALTFLTCIFGTYLVRSGILQSVHDFGATGLGGYFLVFMVVVALGSIILIAESYSHLRTRHSLESLLSRESTFLFNNVILLAIAFSTLFGTVFPLISEMVTGNKLSVGEPFFNQVNTPLFLLLLLITGLCPLISWRKASPDNLKKNFMLPFGLALVGGSTLAALGIREFYPLTAFTLAIFVSATILLEFIGGARARKKLTGEGLIVAFPRVIWKLRRRYGGYIVHFGVVLMVVGITGSTAFKQEKEATLEKGQSMDIGNYQLTYNDFTTFQDRNRTVYAATLGVVKNGKPAGDVMTERRYYINADQPTTEVSLRVTPLEDLYLTMPMIGKNHEITIRAAVNPLLFWGWIGSGLMVLGAVMAIIPAGTRRRST from the coding sequence ATGAACATGGTAACTTTTGGCACCCTGTCGCAATCTGCGGCCTTTGTCGCCGGTTTGCTGGCAATGGTTCTGCTGTTGACCGGGATGATGCGCAACGACCTGCGCTTTATCGAGGCCGGCCGACGGGTCCTGATCGGGGTGGCGGTCTTCACCAGCATGGCAGCCTTTGCCCTGGCCTGGTTGTTTATGAACGATAACTTCCAGGTGGAATATGTGGCCTCCTATTCGGACCGGGCCCTGCCGCTTTTTTACAAGGCAACCGCCTTCTGGGCCGGACAGAAGGGATCCCTCCTCTTCTGGGCCTGGGTCTTGAGTCTCTATATCGCCCTGGTGGCCTGGAACACCCGCAAAGAGACCAGGATGAAGAACACCCCCTATATCTATCTCATCCTGGCTGGCACAGTGAGTTTCTTTCTCCTTCTGCTGACCACCATTTCGTCCCCCTTTGCTCTGCTCTCCTTTACGCCCCGGGACGGTCAGGGGCTCAACCCCATGCTCCAGAACCCGGGGATGATCTTTCATCCGCCCACCCTTTTTCTCGGCTACATCGGTTTCACCATCCCCTTTGCTTACGCCATCGCCGCCCTGATCTCGGGCCGGCTCGATCCGGACTGGCTGAAAAAAACCAGGCGGTGGAATATCCTCTCCTGGATCTTTCTCACCATCGGCATCATCCTCGGCGGCCAGTGGGCCTACGTGGAACTGGGCTGGGGTGGTTTCTGGGCCTGGGATCCGGTGGAGAACGCCTCCTTTATCCCCTGGCTTGTCTCCACGGCCTTCATCCATACGGCCATTATCCAGGAACGACGCAACATCATGAAGGTCTGGAACATGTCGCTGATCGCCCTGACCTTCCTGACCTGTATTTTCGGCACCTATCTGGTCCGAAGCGGCATCCTCCAGTCGGTCCATGATTTCGGGGCCACCGGCCTGGGTGGATACTTTCTGGTTTTCATGGTGGTGGTCGCCCTGGGCAGCATTATTCTGATCGCGGAGAGCTATTCCCATCTGCGGACCAGACACTCGCTGGAATCGCTGCTCTCCAGAGAATCCACCTTTCTCTTCAATAATGTCATCCTGCTGGCCATTGCCTTCTCCACCCTGTTTGGCACCGTGTTTCCACTGATCTCCGAGATGGTGACCGGTAACAAGCTGTCGGTGGGCGAACCCTTTTTCAACCAGGTCAACACCCCGCTCTTCCTGCTTCTGCTGCTGATCACCGGCCTCTGTCCCCTGATCAGCTGGCGCAAGGCCTCTCCGGACAATCTGAAGAAAAACTTCATGCTGCCCTTCGGCCTGGCCCTGGTCGGCGGCAGCACGCTGGCGGCCCTGGGTATCCGGGAGTTCTATCCCCTGACCGCCTTTACCCTGGCCATCTTTGTCTCGGCCACCATCCTGCTGGAGTTCATCGGCGGGGCCAGGGCCCGGAAGAAACTGACCGGTGAAGGGCTGATCGTCGCCTTTCCCAGGGTTATCTGGAAGCTGCGGCGGCGTTACGGCGGTTATATCGTTCACTTTGGTGTCGTCCTGATGGTGGTCGGCATCACCGGCTCCACCGCCTTCAAACAGGAGAAAGAGGCGACCCTGGAAAAAGGCCAGTCCATGGATATTGGCAACTACCAGCTCACCTACAACGATTTCACCACCTTTCAGGACCGGAACCGGACCGTCTATGCAGCCACTCTCGGAGTGGTGAAGAACGGCAAGCCTGCAGGCGACGTCATGACCGAACGACGGTACTACATCAACGCCGACCAGCCGACCACCGAGGTAAGCCTGCGGGTGACCCCGCTCGAGGATCTGTACCTGACCATGCCGATGATCGGCAAGAACCATGAAATCACCATCAGGGCAGCAGTCAACCCCCTTCTGTTCTGGGGCTGGATCGGCAGTGGCCTGATGGTCCTGGGAGCTGTCATGGCCATCATCCCGGCCGGTACAAGGAGGCGGAGCACATGA
- a CDS encoding cytochrome c maturation protein CcmE gives MVYVRDWNQEKNNIHGGIQISMKKSSRKTVLALMFILAGVGFLIMKSISDTGVYYQTVAEVLTDASLPRQRGVRISGNVVDGTISYDQQNLLLTFAVRDMVDENKTMLVRYNGVKPDAFKEDVEVILEGRYEESANTFHAETLLAKCPSKYESEMEEEKE, from the coding sequence ATGGTTTATGTCAGGGACTGGAACCAGGAAAAAAACAACATCCATGGAGGAATTCAGATATCCATGAAAAAGAGTTCAAGGAAAACAGTACTGGCCCTGATGTTTATCCTTGCCGGGGTCGGCTTTCTCATCATGAAGTCCATATCCGACACCGGGGTCTACTACCAGACCGTGGCCGAAGTGCTCACCGACGCTTCCCTGCCCCGTCAGCGCGGAGTGCGAATCAGCGGCAACGTGGTCGACGGCACCATTTCCTATGATCAGCAGAACCTGCTGCTTACCTTTGCTGTCCGGGACATGGTGGATGAGAACAAAACCATGCTGGTGCGGTACAACGGGGTCAAACCGGATGCCTTCAAGGAAGATGTGGAGGTGATTCTTGAGGGCCGCTACGAGGAGAGTGCCAATACGTTTCACGCCGAGACCCTGCTGGCCAAATGCCCGTCCAAATATGAAAGCGAAATGGAAGAGGAGAAGGAATGA
- a CDS encoding bifunctional 4-hydroxy-2-oxoglutarate aldolase/2-dehydro-3-deoxy-phosphogluconate aldolase, translating into MQNWNLSPRKILEDGPVIPVLVIEELERAVDLARALVRGGIRVLEITLRSDVALEAIQRIRCEVPEALVGAGTVTSAADLEAVVAAGGSFAISPGLSTSLLRAASQGEIPLIPGIATASELMQGLELGYDTFKFFPAEASGGISMLRALAGPFPGVRFCPTGGITGENYLDYLALETVTCVGGSWIVPGQFLADRDWEGITLLVRQTLAAASTT; encoded by the coding sequence ATGCAGAACTGGAATCTATCCCCCCGGAAAATCCTTGAAGATGGCCCGGTAATCCCGGTACTGGTGATCGAGGAGCTCGAGCGGGCCGTGGACCTTGCCCGAGCCCTGGTCAGGGGCGGAATCCGGGTCCTGGAGATCACCCTTCGAAGTGACGTGGCCCTGGAGGCCATACAACGCATCAGGTGCGAGGTTCCCGAGGCCCTGGTCGGGGCCGGGACCGTCACCTCGGCAGCCGACCTGGAGGCGGTAGTCGCGGCCGGGGGAAGTTTTGCCATCAGCCCCGGCCTGTCCACGTCCCTGCTCAGGGCGGCGAGCCAGGGCGAGATACCGCTCATCCCGGGTATTGCCACGGCCTCTGAACTGATGCAGGGGTTGGAACTTGGCTATGACACCTTCAAGTTCTTTCCTGCCGAAGCCAGCGGCGGCATCTCCATGCTCCGCGCCCTGGCCGGGCCCTTTCCCGGTGTCCGGTTCTGCCCCACCGGCGGTATAACTGGGGAGAACTATCTTGACTACCTGGCCCTGGAAACGGTGACCTGCGTCGGCGGATCCTGGATCGTGCCCGGCCAGTTCCTGGCAGACCGGGACTGGGAGGGCATCACCCTGCTGGTCCGCCAGACCCTGGCAGCGGCCAGTACCACCTGA
- the edd gene encoding phosphogluconate dehydratase: MHPTVVQVTNRIIERSRKNREAYLQRMEAARGQGVFRARLPCSNLAHDLAACKDTWCSDLLEEKAPAIGIITSYNDLVSAHQPYGSYPQIIREAVAEAGGVAQVAGGVPAMCDGITQGEPGMDLSLMSRDVIALSTVIGLSHNVFDGVLLLGVCDKIVPGLLMGGLQFGHLPMILVPAGPMPPGLPNREKARVRELYAQGRISRKEMLAAELAAYHSPGTCTFYGTANSNQLMAEMLGLHLPGASFVGAGTPLREQLTRAAARRATEITHLGEEYIPLGRVICEQSVVNAMVGLLATGGSTNETMHLVAIARAAGIRINWDDFGDLSEVVPLLVRIYPNGPGDINSFQQAGGMALLIRELLANGLVHDDVQTVAGFGLSRYLKRPVLRDGRLVWEEGPEESSDPEVMATASRPFADKGGIKVLSGNLGRAIMKISSLADGENTLIEAPAMVFDSQQELEEAFHAGRLDRDLVAVVRFQGPQANGMPELHKLITFLSIIMDRGFTVGLVTDGRLSGASGKVPFAIHCTPEAFCGGMLAKVRDGDPIRLDARHSRLELLVDDRELEAREFATPNLEAHRYGFGRQIFAPLRRDLLGAEEGGTSLFTYVHESCHVVFPKDN, translated from the coding sequence ATGCACCCGACCGTTGTACAGGTAACCAACCGTATCATCGAACGCAGCAGGAAAAACCGGGAGGCCTACCTCCAGAGAATGGAGGCCGCCCGGGGCCAGGGCGTGTTCCGGGCCAGGCTGCCCTGCAGCAACCTGGCCCATGACCTCGCTGCCTGCAAGGATACCTGGTGCAGCGACCTGCTTGAAGAGAAGGCACCGGCCATCGGCATCATCACCTCCTACAATGACCTGGTCTCTGCGCACCAGCCTTACGGCAGCTATCCCCAAATCATCAGGGAAGCAGTGGCCGAAGCCGGGGGCGTGGCCCAGGTGGCCGGCGGGGTGCCGGCCATGTGCGACGGCATCACCCAGGGAGAACCGGGCATGGACCTGAGCCTGATGAGCCGGGACGTGATCGCGCTGTCCACGGTGATCGGCCTGTCTCATAACGTCTTTGACGGCGTCCTGCTGCTCGGGGTCTGTGACAAGATTGTGCCCGGCCTGCTCATGGGCGGGCTCCAGTTCGGCCATCTGCCCATGATCTTGGTCCCGGCCGGGCCCATGCCCCCCGGCCTGCCCAACCGGGAAAAGGCCCGGGTTCGCGAACTCTATGCCCAGGGTCGGATCAGCCGCAAAGAGATGCTTGCGGCCGAGCTTGCGGCCTATCACAGCCCCGGGACCTGCACCTTTTACGGGACCGCCAACTCCAACCAGCTGATGGCGGAGATGCTCGGCCTGCACCTGCCCGGAGCCTCCTTTGTCGGCGCCGGCACGCCCCTGCGCGAGCAGCTCACCCGGGCCGCGGCCAGGCGGGCAACCGAGATCACACACCTGGGGGAGGAGTACATTCCCCTGGGCCGGGTGATCTGTGAACAATCGGTGGTCAATGCCATGGTGGGTCTGCTGGCCACCGGCGGTTCCACCAACGAAACCATGCACCTGGTGGCCATTGCCCGAGCCGCCGGGATCCGCATCAACTGGGATGACTTCGGTGATCTCTCGGAAGTGGTGCCACTGCTGGTCCGGATCTATCCCAATGGTCCCGGTGACATCAACTCCTTCCAGCAGGCCGGGGGCATGGCCCTGCTGATCCGCGAACTGCTGGCAAACGGCCTGGTCCATGACGACGTCCAGACCGTGGCCGGTTTCGGACTCTCCAGGTACCTGAAACGTCCGGTCCTTCGGGACGGCCGCCTGGTGTGGGAGGAAGGGCCGGAGGAATCCTCTGATCCGGAGGTCATGGCAACAGCCAGCAGGCCCTTTGCCGACAAAGGTGGAATCAAGGTGCTCTCCGGCAACCTGGGCCGGGCGATCATGAAGATATCGTCCCTGGCCGATGGAGAAAACACCCTGATCGAGGCCCCGGCCATGGTTTTTGACAGCCAGCAGGAGCTGGAAGAGGCCTTCCACGCCGGCAGGCTGGACCGGGACCTGGTGGCGGTGGTCCGTTTCCAGGGCCCCCAGGCCAACGGCATGCCGGAACTGCACAAACTGATCACCTTTCTCTCCATCATCATGGATCGCGGCTTCACCGTCGGCCTGGTCACCGACGGACGGCTCTCGGGCGCCTCGGGCAAGGTGCCCTTTGCCATCCACTGCACGCCCGAGGCCTTCTGTGGCGGGATGCTGGCCAAGGTCCGGGACGGCGACCCCATCCGCCTGGATGCACGCCACAGTCGTCTCGAGCTGCTGGTGGACGACCGGGAGCTCGAGGCACGGGAATTCGCCACTCCGAACCTGGAGGCGCACCGGTACGGCTTTGGCCGCCAGATATTCGCGCCCCTGCGCCGCGACCTGCTCGGGGCCGAGGAGGGCGGAACCTCCCTGTTCACTTATGTCCACGAAAGCTGCCATGTGGTCTTCCCCAAGGACAACTGA